The Salvia splendens isolate huo1 chromosome 21, SspV2, whole genome shotgun sequence genome includes a window with the following:
- the LOC121784287 gene encoding uncharacterized protein LOC121784287 has product MREIQEAQREQRTALEMLMKQLSQVVMSLGELRGNEEKIPATVQPPGGENINEVSLRSGKVYQNPTPPMKSPASMSGPSHDEEGESSGAAQAEGSEEGKTAVGGENSEESQREEAEKVKPYSYRGMVTRKRDATIDVASMFKDVEVKVPLLTALKMPPISKFIKDYLAAKVNEEGRLITEENVTVAIQPSDLPPKKTGPGVFTLPISIRNVRMEHAMCDLGASINVIPYSIYEKLGEAKLVKTGMVIQLAGESYIHPEGILEDEIVKVNKFMYPADFFVIKVTKPGAEDN; this is encoded by the coding sequence ATGCGGGAAATCCAAGAAGCCCAGAGAGAACAGAGGACTGCACTGGAGATGCTGATGAAGCAACTTTCTCAAGTCGTgatgtcactgggcgagctgaggggaaatgaagaAAAGATTCCAGCCACTGTGCAGCCACCTGGTGGAGAGAACATTAACGAAGTATCCCTGAGATCAGGAAAAGTCTACCAGAACCCTACTCCACCTATGAAATCTCCAGCATCTATGTCTGGACCGAGCCATGATGAAGAAGGAGAATCCAGTGGAGCAGCGCAAGCAGAAGGGAGCGAAGAGGGAAAGACAGCAGTGGGAGGTGAAAACTCAGAGGAAAGTCAGAGAGAGGAAGCTGAGAAAGTTAAGCCATATTCGTACCGAGGAATGGTGACAAGAAAGAGGGACGCCACGATCGACGTGGCGAGTATGTTCAAGGATGTGGAAGTAAAGGTGCCGCTCTTGACGGCGTTAAAAATGCCCCCGATTAGTAAATTCATCAAAGACTACTTGGCGGCAAAAGTCAACGAGGAAGGGAGACTAATTACAGAAGAAAATGTAACCGTGGCAATCCAACCAAGTGATCTTCCACCAAAGAAGACTGGCCCAGGAGTGTtcacgctcccaatttccatcagaaatGTTCgaatggagcacgcaatgtgcgacctaggggcttccatcaatgtTATTCCATATTCTATATATGAAAAGCTGGGAGAAGCTAAGCTTGTCAAAACCGGTATGGTGATACAGCTAGCAGGGGAGTCTTACATTCACCCAgagggaattctggaagatgaaatcgtcaaggtaaACAAGTTCATgtaccccgccgacttcttcgtcataaagGTGACAAAGCCAGGAGCGGAGGACAATTGA